A genomic stretch from Pristiophorus japonicus isolate sPriJap1 chromosome 6, sPriJap1.hap1, whole genome shotgun sequence includes:
- the LOC139265412 gene encoding P2Y purinoceptor 14-like translates to MATLIEISATVAGTNYSGAASNLSLSICSYSSRGFAIFIITAYTLIFVIGIILNSLAFWVYFFHIPSSNSIIVYLKNLVVADFLLVLSLPIKILRDGELGTTSDLNSIYCNFVACIFYLNIYSSISFLGFIAATRYLKIVRPLKTYTFQNVKTAKRLALGTWGVLLLAGISFVILININKQTTPQSSQICLRSGMHQQTINMVAHIACLIGFLVVLVALCFFYFQISSQLHRSPSSKSLRKQTKAKNNILILLAVFLVCFVPYHIFRLPYVLSHTNFISDCYWKQILHFAKESSLLLSTLNACFDPVIYFLFCKAFRSKLGLDKKANDLHLNEMSVPVNASQIILN, encoded by the coding sequence ATGGCCACCTTGATCGAAATCTCCGCAACTGTGGCTGGAACAAACTATTCAGGAGCAGCAAGCAACCTCAGTCTCTCCATTTGTTCCTATAGCTCAAGAGGCTTTGCAATATTTATTATTACTGCCTATACATTAATTTTTGTGATCGGAATCATTCTCAACAGCCTGGCATTTTGGGTGTACTTCTTCCACATTCCCAGCAGCAACTCCATCATCGTCTACTTGAAGAACCTGGTCGTGGCCGACTTTCTGTTGGTCCTGTCGCTACCGATAAAAATCCTCAGAGACGGTGAACTGGGCACTACATCAGACCTGAACAGTATTTACTGCAATTTTGTAGCCTGTATCTTCTACTTGAACATATACTCCAGTATTTCCTTTCTGGGATTCATTGCAGCCACCAGATACCTGAAAATTGTCAGGCCACTCAAAACATATACATTTCAAAACGTGAAGACTGCAAAACGTCTCGCTCTGGGAACCTGGGgtgtcctccttctcgctggaataTCTTTTGTGATCCTCATAAATATCAATAAGCAAACAACACCACAGAGTTCTCAGATTTGCCTAAGAAGTGGAATGCACCAACAGACTATAAACATGGTTGCCCACATTGCCTGCCTGATCGGGTTTCTCGTCGTGTTGGTTGCACTTTGCTTCTTTTACTTTCAGATTTCAAGTCAACTCCATCGGTCCCCTTCTTCAAAGTCACTGAGAAAGCAAACCAAGGCGAAGAACAACATTCTCATCCTGCTTGCTGTGTTCTTGGTCTGTTTCGTACCCTACCACATCTTCAGACTTCCTTATGTTTTGAGTCATACAAACTTCATTTCAGACTGCTACTGGAAACAGATTTTGCACTTCGCTAAAGAATCTTCCCTCTTACTGTCAACGCTCAACGCGTGCTTCGATCCAGTGATTTACTTTCTGTTTTGCAAGGCATTTAGGTCAAAGTTAGGCCTGGATAAAAAGGCAAATGATTTGCACCTCAATGAAATGTCGGTACCTGTTAATGCATCGCAAATTATACTCAATTAA